DNA from Ovis aries strain OAR_USU_Benz2616 breed Rambouillet chromosome 15, ARS-UI_Ramb_v3.0, whole genome shotgun sequence:
GAAAGGAATAATTCAATCTAACAAGACAAGTGAGTCAAACTGATCATTGTGGTCCTAAAAGTGAGTCGTCGGCCCTTCGCCTGCATTCTGCAGTACTTCATGGGCCTTGATGTCAGTTGCCTGCTGGTTGTGTTCCTACTTGATTCTTGGCAGCAAGAGTCATACCAGAAAGATCACAGAAAGTAGACCTCTTGGGCAGCAAattcacttcttcactttctgtgattaTAAACTGCACTGATCACTTTGCTAGTGCTTTCTGACATCCCCCTTGAAGCTGATAGGACCTCAGAGAATATCTGGTTGTTAATGCTTTTCTCCAGGTCTAAGTACATATGTCTCTCTCCaggtgaagagacagagccagcaACACCCATCCTTCcagaagacacagagaaagaagataccacagaaatactGAAAGAAAGCAAAGGTATATACAAAACTCTCCCAGGGGAAAAATAGATAGTGGGACTCTCCTGATTACAAATTCCCCATGGTTACATACCCTGCTTTGTTCTTCCCATGGctgcttaaaaatgaaaacagacagggcactcaggcttTGTAAAAACTGTATTAAATGTTAGATTTTGTCAGTGAAATATACAAAGGGAGCTTTCCTAAGACAGTTGGGGCGATTAGATGAGACAAGAGGTAGAAAGTCTTCAGGAAGACAGTCGGAGACTTGAGAACCTCCCAGAAGTTGtttgggttggggggagggggtggcaaCTGAGAATGAATGTTGAGAAATACGAACAGAAAGACCCAGGCCATGATTAATATTTCTTTACAAGACAAATAGAGAAAATGGacataaaagataaaagaaaatgggGTGATAAACTGGAATGCTAATGGACTTTCAACCTCAACTCTCACCTTGAGTTTCAAGAGGAAGATCTGGGCTGGTAGTTAAGACTTAATAATGTGTATAAATGTCAAATCAATATAggatacatctgaaactaacatgatattgtacgtcaactatatttcaattaaaacaaaaaaagagaaagatctgAGTTTTTGTCACTGGGTaactttaagaaaacaaacacaattttTCAGTTTAGTTATTTACATAAAAGAAGTAACAGTATTTTTCTCACCTACCTAAGAGTATCTACTGTGTCCATGTAATGAAGTAGGATATTGAAGTACTGCAATTCAGCCATGACACTAGCCACCTCAAATTAACACAGACCCTACAGGTTAAGGGCTCGGTGCCCACCCAGACTGCCCTTGCTACAGATATCAGCCACAAGATCTGGGGTCCCCAGGCCACCTGCACTTCTAATCAACTGACTGCAATTCCAGGGAGTCACATTCAGTAATTCACTAGAACAATTTATAGAACTCAGAAAAACACCATACCCATAACTACATTTTATCTGCGCTTTTCTTTTCAGAAGCTGCCTTGAATCTTGCCTACATCCTAATCCCCAgcattctcctcctcctccttgtggTCACCACAGGTGTATGTTGGGTTTGGATCTGTAGAAGGAGGCAAGTAAAACACTGATCCTGTAAACCTTTGTGTTTTCTGAACTTGGACTTCAAAGGCAAGGCAGCTCCAGGAGAATCTCTTCTGCAGATTTGAGAATAAATCTTCTGATGGGTTCGGGGCACTCAGAAGGACTAAGCATTTGTACTCAGCTGTAATTAACAGAGTGATCTTACATTCTTTAACTTTTTAGTGTGGAAGATTTTAAATGACTTGAGGGGTGAGACTGCGTTATTCGCCTGTGTATCCACACATCACTCAGCAAAGTTTTCTCATGCATGTACATTCTCACTCCAGAAATGTTTTTTGGGTGAGTAAAGGAGTAAATAGTGAAATATGAAAATGACTGTTCCAAAGCCTCCTGGCAAACCTCTGAAACTAAAGTActtcattcaaaataaaatagccaaatttttttaattgacttttacTTGAATACGCAAGTATAGATGGCTACAAATAGCTACCTTAAGTAGCTTAGAGCACCTCTGTTAGTGGATCATGGAGCCACCATTTTGCAGGTACCCAGAGCTCTTCTCAGCTACCTTTTTATTCCCCATCATCATGGTCCATATAAAAGAAGGTGGCATTGCCACTTCACAACAGGAAAGCAAAGGTACATTTTAAGACTTGACTCCCTTTGATGACCAATTTAAGACAAACTAATAAAATTTCAATGTCGAACCTACTTCatttaataataattctttagggacttccctggtgttccagcagttaagactctgtgctgtcGGTACAGAGGgtaggggttcaatccctggtcaggaaactaagatcccacatgccatgcagcgtggccaaaagattaaaaaaataataatttccttaTAGAATTATTAGAATTAAAGCAGTTAATACATGCAGAGTGAGTATATTATAAGCACTCAAAAATATCTCTTcctataatcatttttattagttAATTCCTTTTAATCCAAAATACCAACAGAATTCAGTTCATAGGAGGTGATAGGGagattcaagaaggaggggacataggtatgcctgtgactgattcatgttgctatatggcagaaaccaacacaatattgtaatgcaattatcttccaattaaaaataaatatatctaaattttaaaaatgttggtatggccaaaaaaccagaatCCAGTTTAAAAAATTGCTAATATGTTTTCTAACTGCTTACTCTGTGCTTGGTTCTTGATTTCCCTTCCTTATCTACCCATTGAGCAGCTCACCCTAATCTTGGAATTGTAACTTTGACGCTGGAGTCTACTCACAGTTTTAATCGTTTTGTGCCACAGACACAAAAATACTagcaaaatatttccaaaaatgtATGTGAAACAGTAATACATGAGCTTCTTTATTAATGCTTCTTTAGGTATAATTATCATAATATTGAAGCAGAGAtgagcataaaatattttaaggcatCTTAAACAATAACTGTGATATGAAAATATCTATGATTTCCGTTGGTGAGCAAGTCAAAGATATTACTAATTCTACTCAGCTTGATTGCCCACATTCAGAATTGAAGGACAGTTTCCCTTAGAGATGGATTTGTTTTAATGTGGCATTTTTTTCCCGCATGCCGTTCTCTCCATAGACCCTCTGGGGGCTCTAGGGTCCCTAGGATCACCAGATCTGCTCTGTGCTCAGGCCGTGGTGAATGACAGAATACTTTCCTGGTTCATTCCTGCCCCACCTGAATCCCTGCCCTGTAGGTTGACACAGATGAGAAGCGCAGCGTAGTGACCGCGCAGGGATGACCCTCTCCTGCCTGGACAGGGGCCTGGGGACATTCTCAGGCCCCTGTCTGCTCAGCCCTGGTTCTCCGTCTTCCTAGGAAACGGGGGCAGCCGGACCCCAGCACTAAGGAGCAGCGCCCCACCTGGCCGGCTCTGCAGCCCGGGAACAGCCCGGACCTGGAGGTTTACAACGTCATACGAAAGCAGAGCGAAGCTGATCTGGCCGAGACCCGCCCGGACCTAAAGAACATCTCGTTCCGAGCGCGCTCGGGAGAGGCCACGCCCGACGCCGTGTCTTGTGACTATGAAAACGTGGCCGTGAACCCGTCTGAGAGCGGGTTCGTGACGCTGGCGAGCATGGAGAGTGGCTTCGTCACCAACGACGTTTACGAGTTCTCCCCGGGCCGAGCGGGGAGGAGCAAGGAGTCCGGATGGGTGGAAAATGAAATCTATGGTTATTAGGAGGCTCGAAGGAACTCTGAACTGACAAGaatgggaagggagagagaagcaaTTTTCCTATACGGGAAACACGCAGGTGGTCTCTGAAAAGGCTCAGATCAGGTCCTGGGGGTGGGCATGAGACGGTTTGAGCCCCCGCTGGAGCCCTGGTTTGGGCTGTGTCACTTAACCCAGCCCCTCACCTGGCTGGAACCTCTAAGAAGCACCTTGCCCAGGGGCCGGCACGTGGTAGAAAATAAATACCTGATTGTTATAACTGACTTTCAAGAGAGAGTGCTTTCCTTGGCGGGCGTGCTGTGGAGCTTGGGAAACCACGTCTGGGTTCTATTCCTCTTCAGTACAGCGGCAAACATCATTACACGGAGCCAGAAATCCCAGAAGCTTTTCAAAGCCGGCGTATGCTAGCATCGGGCTGGCCTACACATAGCAATTCGTGtatctgtcttttgttttgtttttcccaaagaATCAAATCAAACCAAAAGCAGGAAGCAGAATGTTAAGTCAGTTTGTGTCTACAATCCTTCCTCTGCGGGTGGCCTCGGGggaccttttttctttctcctgacaTCCAAACTTGGAAATATGTGACTTGGAAACAATTTAGAAACTAAAAATGAAGTCTGAATCTAGGCTCCTCGGCTTAactgtgttcccaatcctgataTTGCACACTGTCCTGTTTGTTTGTCTCACTGCAGCCTCAACATTAATATTAGAAATAATGCTaatgattttacctttttttgtttAGGGGAGCAGACTATCTCAAACACTTTAAGACTCAAATGCAGAGAAATGTGGCCTAATACCATTGACCATACGAAATTCTGAAGGCCATTTAAAACACCAGAAACATCCTGCCATCAGCTTAATGATTTTACTATTTTCACCATTCCTCCTATATCTTATTTCTGAATGGTTTGTAACTTTGCTTAACACATGGAGCCCCAAACTAGACAAAGTAAACTCGTCTGGGTATCAAATGTAGTAGATTTTAATTATGGCCAATTGCCTGACTTACCAAGGCAGAGAGTAGGGTGGATAACAAAAACATCATTCATGCCTGCTTCAGGAAAGTGTGTTCAGTGCAGTTAACACTATTTCAAGCAAAAAGAGTGACcatatcttaatatttttaacCAGCTATAcgccaatataaagtaaaaagtttaaaaaaaaaaaaaaagagtaagcatATGGTCTGAAAGACCAATCCATTGCCCAAAACATCGAAGTTCCTATTTTGCATCAAACTTCCTGGCTCTGTGATGTGTCTCTTtatcctcccctttccccctgcCTTCTGGTCCCTACTAGACTACAAGCTCCATGAAGGTTGGAGTCCAATCCACCCAGCAAGACGTGTATTTCCTGCACCAGAGGCAGTGCCGTGAGCAGAGTAAACCATCAGTACTTCTTGGATGGATGAACAGTTCATCTTTCAGAGTAAAGTACAATCCATCAAAATATTTCAGCGTGAAAGTTTGGAGGACATGGTTTTCACCCTCCACCTTGGTGTTGGGGGAAGATAATTGAGTTATTTTAGTTTGGAAAGCACTCCCACTACCTGGGAAGATGGAAGCATAGGAACAAGTAAACAGAAGCTGGTGAATGAACAACTTatttggtggcactagtggtaaagaatctgcctgccaatgcaggagatgccagagacactggtttgatccctgggtcaggaagatcccctggagaaggaaatggccacccactgcagtattcttgcctagaggatcccatgaacagaggagcctggcaggctacagtccatggggttgcagagagtctgacacaactgagcgtgtgtgcacatacacacgtatGTCACTAAACCTTAAAATGAGGATTCAGTCTTAAGGTTATAATCAGAGATAACCCTCTGCATCTTCCCTTTTTCATTAGTGTCTCAGCTCTACTGGGACTCCCAGATCTCTTATTCTGTGTTTATACACAGCCACTGTGGGAGTACCAGACCAAtgtacctgccccctgagaagcctgtatgcaggtcaagaagcaaaagttagactggtccaaaattgggaaacaagtatgataaggctgtatattgtcaccctgcttatttaacttatctgcagagtacatcatgcaaaattccaggctggatgaatcacaagttgatatcaaaattgccagaagaaatgtcaacaacctcagatatgaagatgatactgCTTcaatggcagaaaaggaagaggaactaaagagcctcttgatgagggtgaaaagaggagaatgaaaaagcgagattgaaactcagcattcaaaaaacaaagatcgtggcttctggtcctgtcacttcatggcaaatagaaggggaaaaagcagaagcagtgacagattttattttcttgggctccaaaatcactgcagacagtaactacagccatgaaattcaaagacacttgctccttggaaggaaaaagcaaagacatcactttgccaacaaaggtccacattgtcaaagctatgatttttccaggagtcatgtaaggatgtgagagctagaaCAGAAGggaagctgagtgctaaagaatggatgcttttgaattgtagtgttggagaagactcttgagagtcccttggactgcaaggagctcaaaccagtcaatcctaaaagaaatcaaccctgaatattcattggaaagactattactgaagctgaagctccactactttagccatctgatgcaaagagctgactcattggaaaagaccctgatgctgggaaagtttgaaggcaaaaggagaataagggggcagagaatgagatgattagatagcatcaccaactcaatggacatgagttagagcaagctcctggagatagtgaaggacagggaaacctggcgtgctacagtccacagggtcacaaagagtcagatatgacttagggactaagcaCACAGTATGCGCTCTACTACAGATAATGCTATGTCCCTAATAATAAAGTTTGTacctgtttttatgtttttgcctccttgataaagcaggcttcccaggaggcacagtggtaaagaatccttccagtgcaggagacacaagagacacaggtttgatccctgggtcaggaagataccctggagaaggaaatggcaacccacctctgtattcttgcctggaaaattccatagacaggggagcctagcagggattgcaaagagccaaaCATTACTGAatgagtgagcacacacgcaaATTTAACAAGGGCTTGCTAAATATTAAGTGTTATGTTCAAATTAAACATTGAGAAACttacctggtgatccagtggtgaagacgccatgctcccaatgctggggcctgggttgagcgttggtcagggagctagatcccacatgctgcaactaagagtttgcatgctgcaaataaaaaaaatgatcccacatgccacagctaaaagtcCCATGTGTCCCACAGCTAAtacctgcttcagttcagttcagtcgttcagccatgtccaactctttgagacccgatggactgcagcacgccaggcttccctgtctatcaccaactcctgaagcttgctcagtTTCATGTCTGTTGAggtggtgatcccatccaaccatcatctgtcatccccttctcctcccgccttcaatctttcccagcatcagggtctttttcaatgaggcagttcttcacatcaggtggccacagtgctggagtttcagcttctccaaggaatattcaggactgatttcctttacgattgactggtttgatctccttgctgtccaagggactctcaagagtcttctccaacagcacagttgaaaagcatcaattctttggtgctcagctttctttatagtccaactctcacattcatacatgactactgaaaaaaccacagctttgactagaaggacctttgttggtaaagttatgtctctgcttttcaatatgctgtcctgacttgtcatagcttttcttccaaggagcaagtgtcttttcatttcacggctgcaatcactgtttgtagtgattttggagcccaagaaaataaagtctgtcactgtttccatcgtttctccatctatttgccatgaagtgatgggaccggatgccataatcttcattttttgaatgttgagttttaggtcatctttttcactctcctctttactttcatcaagaggctctttagttcctcttcactttctgccataagagtggtgtcgtctacatagctgaggttattgatatttctcccagaaatcttgatttcggcttgtgcttcatccagcccaacattttgcatgatgtactctgcatagaagttaaataagcagggtgacaatatgcagccttgacatactcttttcccaatttggaaccagtccattgttccatgtccagttctaactgttgcttcttggcctgcatacaggtttctcaggaggcaggtaaggtggtctgatattcccatctcttgaagaatttgccacagtttgttgtgatccacacagtcacaggctttagcatagtcaattagcagaagtagatgttttcctggaattctcttgcttttcctatgatccagtggatgttggcaatttgatctctggttcctcttccttttctaatccagtttgaacatctggatgttctcagttcacgtactgttgaaacctagcttggagaactttgagcattactttgttagcgtgtgagatgattacaattgtgcggtagtctgaacattctttggcattgcttttctttctgattggaatataaactgacctgttccagttctgtggccactgctgagttttccaaatttgttggcatattgagtgcagcattttaacagcatcacattttaggatttgaaatactcagtacagtcaaataaatatattttttaaatcttgcataattgcatgctcagtcatgtttgactctttgtgaccccatagtcttatagcctaccagggtcctctgtccatggaattttccaaacaagaatgctgggagcaggttgccatttccttctccaggggatcttcccaacccagggatcatacccaagtctggcatctcctgcattggcaggaggattctttactgctctgCCATCTGAGAAGTCCCTTAAAaagtcttttgaaaaaaattgaacaTTGAGCTTACTCATCCTGGTATTGTTTGAAATTTTAGTTGATCTGTTTCATCATTTAAAATCTGTAGTTCCCAGCTATTTCTTCACTGTGACACACAATGGACAAAATGAATATATCAGATAAttccaagagaagccaccacaatgagaagcccgtaaactgcaatgaagagtaaccCTCACTTGgcgcaaatagagaaagccccagcacagcaatgaagacacagtgcaaccaaatatttttgtttttatttttaaaataatttcttgaatacctactatgtgcctgcCACACACTGTGCCAGACATGACACACAGCCAGATGTCAGACTAAGGCTTAGACAAGTTGGTTGGtaataatttacatttcccaGCATGGTAGCTataaagttctttattttttcatggtattcattcattcctttattcTGAATGCTTTCACATACTTACTTTGTGTCGGGATATATGCTAAGGGCTAGGCATAAAATGGTAAGTAAGACAGATACACATTCctctcatggagtttacattctagtagGGGACaaagctcggagaaggcaatggcaccccactcccgtactcttgcctggcaaatcccatggactgaggagcctggtaggctgcagtccatggggttgctaggagttggacacgactgagcgacttcactttgacttttcactttcatgcattggagaaggaaatggcaacccattccagtgttcttgcctggagaatcccagggatggaggagcctggtgggctgccgtctctggggtcgcacagagtcagacatgactgaagcggcttagcagcagcagcaggagacaaAGCTACATCAGAACACAAGTGAGTGAAAGAGAATTTGCTATAatttgttgtgttttcttttcacttgtgTGCAGCACTCTCTggtctccctcctcttcctttctctcctgttcTTGAGCACTTTGGTCCTAAAGCCATTAGGTAAATCAGAAGAAGGTAGCATCCATGTCCGGGGACATGGGGAGACTTAGTGGCTTAGATTGGAGTGTCAGGCCGAAGCAGGATAAGAAAGAGGTCAGTCCAGAGCAGAAACCTGGCTCAGGTGTGGCCCGAGTGGTGAGGAGGCCATCCACATGTGCCGTGGAGCAGCAAGGACAGTGAGTGGTGGGTTGCACAGGGCGGTGATGAAATCAATAAGCAGACGAGCGGTAAGAAGGGCCCGGTTTCTCTCCACAAGAGGAGACAGTTGCagatacaaaaaaagagaaaaactggacTGGGCTTTTGTATTAGATTGAAATACCGGTGTGACCTCATGATTTCCAATGTAccgtatatatacacatacatatattctctaGCTGACTTCTATGTAACATTCTCCACTAAAATACACCAgggttcctttttaaaattgaagtatagctgatttacaaaaGGGGTCCTTGCAAAAAATGCCTGATTCCATGGCTAGAGTAGGAAAAATACTTGATTAGCTtgggaaaaaagatttttttcaggaAAGCAAAGAAGCAGCCAGGAATGAGGGGCCTGTGTCATAGGTCACAGTAGCCAGTTTCCCGCAGCCAGCATTGGCCAAATGTGGGATAATTtaagca
Protein-coding regions in this window:
- the LAYN gene encoding layilin isoform X5 → MYHQPSAPAGIGGPYMFQWNDDRCTMKNNFICKYSDGFKERREGMVLAEPREILESRKRSHPTGAVTRQHVKSNQEPKDKGAPGHIPRDKPTVPSTRTGGEETEPATPILPEDTEKEDTTEILKESKEAALNLAYILIPSILLLLLVVTTGVCWVWICRRRKRGQPDPSTKEQRPTWPALQPGNSPDLEVYNVIRKQSEADLAETRPDLKNISFRARSGEATPDAVSCDYENVAVNPSESGFVTLASMESGFVTNDVYEFSPGRAGRSKESGWVENEIYGY
- the LAYN gene encoding layilin isoform X4 produces the protein MPRGAAPRAVLLAALLAGLRGATGRLLSGQPVCRLGTQKPCYEVIYFRDASQRLNFEEARAACRRNGSQLVSIESEDEQRLIVKFIENLLASDGDFWIGLRRREDQQSNGTACQDLYAWIDGSTAAFRNWYVDEPSCGSEVCVVMYHQPSAPAGIGGPYMFQWNDDRCTMKNNFICKYSDGEETEPATPILPEDTEKEDTTEILKESKEAALNLAYILIPSILLLLLVVTTGVCWVWICRRRKRGQPDPSTKEQRPTWPALQPGNSPDLEVYNVIRKQSEADLAETRPDLKNISFRARSGEATPDAVSCDYENVAVNPSESGFVTLASMESGFVTNDVYEFSPGRAGRSKESGWVENEIYGY